The following nucleotide sequence is from Thermodesulfobacteriota bacterium.
GGGTCGCCACGTAGAAACTCCCCAGGAAGTAGGGATGGACCCCGGTGGAGAAGGTGAGGCAGTACAGGCGCCCCACCCCGATCTGGAGCCGATGGAAGACCTCCATCACCTGGGGCAGGAAGTTGCCCTGGGGGGGATTCCCCACGGCGAAGACGAGCCGCGACTCTCCGGCCCGGGCCAGGGCTTCCTCGTTCTCCACGTCCAGGTAGAGCCCCCCGTGCCGTCGACCCTGGAGGTAGAGCCACAGGGCCCGGGCCACCCGCTCGGGGGGGGAGCGGCGCACGTACCCGGGGTGGCCTGCCCACAGGAGCTCCAGGCCGCGGTCGAGCTCCGCGGGGGGGTAGTCCGGGTAGCGGGCCCGCAGCGCCGCCCGCACCCGGGAATGCAGATCCTGCGGCAGGGGCGGGATGGACGGCGGGGCGCCGGGCACCTGGGGCCGTGCCGAGGCAAACTCCAGCCGGTACACCTCGAGCTCGTGGGCCGTCCCGGGGCACGGGCCCCGGGAGCGGGTGAGCTCCGCGTAGGAGATCTCCCGGCCCGCCGCGGAGTCGAGGGTGTCGACCACCGAGCCCGGAAGATTCAGGCGCATGAGCACGCGAGCGTCTTCCCGGTCCAGGAGGACCACCTGGGGCGCAGTGCCCACCCGGGAGAGGCCCAGGGCGAGGCTCGCCAGGAGCTCGGGGTCGTCCCCCATGGTGAGGAAGAAGTAGGGGGGCATCTGCGCCCGCAGCCACCCGTAGGCCTCGTGGGCCTGGCCGCACCGACCGTCGACGGCCTGCAGGACCCGGGCGTGGAGCCTCTTTTCGCTCGCTGCGTTCATGGGCATCCCCTCTCCCTCAGAACCCCAGGTACGCCTCCCGCACCGCGGGGTCCTGCTCCAGCTCGTGGGCCGAGCCCTCCTTGACCACGCGCCCGTTCTCGATCACGTAGCCGTAGTCGGCGATCTTGAGGGCGTGGTGGACGTTTTGCTCCACGAGGAAGATCGTCAGCCCCTGGCGGTGGAGGTCCTGGATGACCCGGAAGATCTCCTGCACCAGCAGCGGCGCCAGCCCCAGGCTCGGCTCGTCGAACATGATGAGCTCCGGGTCCTGCATGAGCCCCCGGGCGATGGCGACCATCTGCTGCTCCCCCCCGGAGAGGGTTTCCGCGAGCTGGCCTCGGCGCTCCGCGAGCCGGGGCAGGAGGGCGTAGACCTTGTCCAGATTCTCCCGGCGCTTGACCTTGGCCCGCTTGAGGTAGGAGCCGAGCGCCAGGTTCTCCTCCACGGTCATCTTGCCGAAGAGCTGGCGGCCCTCGGGCACCAG
It contains:
- a CDS encoding ABC transporter ATP-binding protein — encoded protein: MSGLTVQSISAYYGDSQALWDVTLDVPRGRLVSLLGANGAGKTTTLKAICGLVPLAGGSISYGGETLSGLPPHRVADRGITLVPEGRQLFGKMTVEENLALGSYLKRAKVKRRENLDKVYALLPRLAERRGQLAETLSGGEQQMVAIARGLMQDPELIMFDEPSLGLAPLLVQEIFRVIQDLHRQGLTIFLVEQNVHHALKIADYGYVIENGRVVKEGSAHELEQDPAVREAYLGF